The Dyadobacter subterraneus genome window below encodes:
- a CDS encoding nucleotidyltransferase substrate binding protein: MEDGEGWMEMIKSRIQSSHTYNEEVAEEIIDKIIHQYNDLFSDLYIKMEPLIRLSDEKIWLETRTY, encoded by the coding sequence ATTGAAGATGGAGAAGGTTGGATGGAAATGATTAAAAGTCGTATTCAGTCTTCGCACACATACAACGAAGAAGTTGCAGAGGAAATAATAGACAAAATAATTCATCAATATAATGACCTGTTTTCAGATCTTTATATTAAAATGGAACCTCTTATCCGATTATCCGATGAAAAAATTTGGCTTGAAACAAGAACATATTGA
- a CDS encoding M28 family peptidase, producing the protein MKKSTLLFLSCTLLLNITAFSQKKALLPPEFSIKKSETEAHMRFLAADELLGRRTGEQGNLVAARYIAEQLRKLGLVPVPGNTASGTSTYYQKVPFEKTGANGGGEIIAGEEKLKSGEDWILMNGEATDITAPLVYASFGLENADKGWDDYKGLDVKGKIVLLQSGTPDVQTPSEIIASSTEKRKLAAEKGAVAVIELFNAPMPWNMVNRYFAGEKMALADAKDASRKAIPHAWVNGKEAKITRALRGVQTVTFKTTGRKSQLVNSYNVAGYIQGTDPTLKSEYILLSAHYDHVGVGKQGGQTYTPEDSIFNGARDNAFGTVALLTAAEALAKNPPKRSVLIVALTAEEVGLLGGKFYVAHPLLPLNKCIFNLNSDGAGYNDTTIVSVMGLNRTSVKTEIETASKAFGLGVFADPSPEQGLFDRSDNVSFAKEGIPAPTFTPGFKEFNGDIMKNYHQVSDNPETVDFNYLLKFCQAYTYTARLVADRKTAPQWIAGDKYEVAAKKLYGK; encoded by the coding sequence ATGAAAAAATCAACTCTCCTGTTCCTTTCCTGTACTTTACTTCTCAATATCACCGCTTTCTCTCAAAAGAAAGCACTTTTACCACCCGAATTCTCAATCAAAAAATCAGAAACCGAAGCACATATGAGATTTTTGGCTGCTGATGAGCTTTTAGGTCGTCGGACTGGCGAACAGGGAAATCTTGTGGCAGCAAGGTATATCGCAGAGCAATTGAGAAAATTAGGACTTGTGCCCGTTCCGGGAAATACGGCTTCTGGTACATCAACCTACTACCAAAAAGTTCCTTTTGAAAAAACGGGAGCGAATGGCGGAGGAGAAATCATTGCCGGCGAAGAAAAGTTGAAAAGCGGGGAAGACTGGATTTTGATGAATGGCGAGGCAACGGACATCACGGCTCCTTTGGTTTATGCAAGTTTCGGTCTTGAAAATGCCGACAAGGGCTGGGATGATTATAAAGGTTTGGATGTAAAAGGTAAAATTGTTTTGCTGCAAAGCGGAACACCGGATGTACAAACGCCTTCTGAAATTATCGCTTCTTCAACAGAAAAAAGAAAACTGGCCGCTGAAAAAGGCGCAGTAGCTGTTATAGAATTGTTCAATGCTCCGATGCCATGGAATATGGTAAACCGCTATTTCGCAGGCGAAAAAATGGCTTTGGCAGATGCGAAAGATGCTTCCAGGAAAGCCATCCCACACGCCTGGGTGAACGGAAAAGAGGCGAAAATAACGCGTGCTTTACGTGGCGTTCAAACAGTAACCTTTAAAACAACTGGCAGAAAAAGCCAATTGGTGAACAGCTATAATGTGGCCGGATATATTCAGGGAACGGATCCGACTTTGAAAAGCGAATATATTCTTCTGTCAGCGCATTATGATCATGTGGGTGTAGGAAAGCAAGGCGGACAAACTTATACGCCGGAAGACAGTATTTTCAACGGAGCCCGTGACAATGCATTTGGTACCGTAGCTTTACTCACAGCAGCAGAAGCGTTGGCAAAAAATCCTCCCAAACGTTCTGTTTTGATCGTGGCTTTGACTGCTGAGGAAGTTGGACTATTAGGTGGTAAGTTCTATGTGGCGCACCCTTTGTTACCGCTGAACAAATGTATCTTCAACCTTAACTCAGATGGGGCGGGGTATAATGACACGACCATCGTTTCTGTGATGGGTTTAAATCGTACAAGTGTAAAAACGGAAATTGAAACCGCCAGTAAAGCTTTTGGACTTGGTGTATTTGCCGATCCGTCGCCCGAACAAGGATTATTTGACCGTTCTGACAATGTAAGTTTTGCGAAAGAAGGAATTCCAGCACCAACATTTACACCTGGTTTCAAGGAATTCAATGGTGATATCATGAAAAATTACCACCAGGTTTCTGATAATCCAGAGACTGTCGATTTTAATTATTTATTGAAATTTTGTCAGGCTTATACGTACACGGCTCGTTTAGTTGCAGATCGTAAAACAGCTCCTCAATGGATTGCAGGGGATAAATATGAAGTGGCTGCAAAAAAACTTTATGGGAAATAA
- a CDS encoding nucleotidyltransferase domain-containing protein — MFGLKESDISTLHQVLASYTSVMEAYIFGSRAKGNFKNGSDVDIAIKGNGISYDLVLDIATYLNEETLMPYRFDVLDYHSINNKELSEHIDRIGILLYKNNHLEELNAKL; from the coding sequence ATGTTTGGCTTAAAAGAATCAGATATTTCGACTTTGCATCAAGTTCTGGCTTCTTATACAAGTGTGATGGAGGCGTACATTTTTGGAAGCCGTGCAAAAGGAAATTTTAAAAATGGCAGTGATGTTGATATCGCGATCAAGGGAAATGGTATCTCTTATGATCTGGTTTTAGATATCGCAACTTATCTTAATGAAGAGACCTTGATGCCTTATCGTTTTGATGTTCTGGACTATCATTCTATTAATAATAAGGAATTGTCCGAACACATTGACAGGATTGGAATTTTACTTTACAAAAACAATCATCTCGAAGAACTCAATGCCAAATTGTAA
- a CDS encoding Arc family DNA-binding protein, giving the protein MAEKKAFVLRINPEMLKELEAWAQQDFRSLNGQIEYLLSDALKKQKRSRGKEIKTDPEEGIS; this is encoded by the coding sequence ATGGCAGAAAAAAAAGCGTTCGTTTTACGGATCAATCCTGAAATGCTGAAAGAGCTTGAAGCCTGGGCACAACAGGATTTCAGAAGTCTGAACGGACAAATCGAATACCTGCTAAGTGACGCGTTGAAAAAACAGAAGCGTTCACGAGGCAAGGAAATAAAAACAGATCCTGAGGAAGGAATCAGTTGA
- a CDS encoding nucleotidyltransferase domain-containing protein: MKKFGLKQEHIDMINQCFAQYSSVLKVVVYGSRAKGNYKNGSDIDLTIIDQGLSFSELLQIENKLDDLLLPYKIDLSLKRQISNSDLIEHIERVGEVFYEK, translated from the coding sequence ATGAAAAAATTTGGCTTGAAACAAGAACATATTGATATGATTAATCAATGTTTCGCCCAGTATTCATCTGTATTAAAGGTTGTTGTATATGGTTCACGAGCAAAAGGAAATTATAAAAATGGTTCTGATATTGATTTAACGATCATTGATCAGGGCCTTTCATTTTCTGAACTTCTTCAGATAGAAAATAAGCTGGATGATTTACTTCTTCCTTACAAAATTGATCTCTCTTTAAAGCGGCAAATCAGCAATTCTGACTTGATTGAGCATATTGAACGTGTAGGAGAAGTATTTTATGAAAAATAG
- a CDS encoding SPFH domain-containing protein, translated as MKEKELRSISGFLLFAIGLIMLFGGIIFCIVDGRPNFGILISIIGFIILIGLTVINPNEAVVTTFFGDYMGTMKQSGLRWVNPFFRRKKISLRARNLNGQKLKVNDKLGNPIEIAAVVVWRVGDTAKASFEVDDYTKYVEIQSEAAVRHLAGVYAYDTMEAEEVEIPEFTLRDGSGKINEMLEAELTERLSRAGVDVLEARISHLAYAPEIAGAMLQRQQASAVVAARRQIVNGAVGMVDMALAMLSEKGIVNLDEERKAAMVCNLLVVLCGEKSVTPVLNAGTLYP; from the coding sequence ATGAAGGAAAAAGAATTACGTTCAATATCAGGCTTTTTGCTATTTGCAATCGGCTTGATCATGTTGTTTGGTGGGATCATTTTTTGTATCGTCGACGGCCGCCCTAATTTTGGGATTCTGATTTCAATCATCGGATTTATTATCCTGATCGGTCTGACGGTAATTAACCCGAATGAAGCTGTGGTGACTACTTTTTTTGGGGATTATATGGGAACGATGAAACAAAGCGGTCTGCGTTGGGTTAATCCATTTTTCCGCAGAAAAAAGATTAGCCTTCGCGCAAGAAACTTAAACGGCCAGAAGTTAAAGGTTAACGACAAACTGGGTAACCCGATTGAAATTGCAGCCGTAGTAGTTTGGCGCGTAGGTGACACCGCCAAGGCATCGTTTGAAGTGGATGATTATACAAAATATGTGGAAATCCAGTCGGAAGCTGCCGTACGTCATTTGGCTGGTGTTTATGCCTACGATACGATGGAAGCGGAAGAAGTGGAAATTCCGGAATTTACATTGCGTGACGGGAGTGGAAAAATCAACGAAATGCTTGAAGCTGAGCTGACTGAAAGATTGAGTAGGGCTGGAGTCGATGTTCTCGAGGCACGTATTAGTCACCTTGCTTATGCACCGGAAATTGCCGGCGCTATGTTGCAGCGTCAGCAGGCTTCTGCGGTTGTGGCTGCCCGCCGCCAGATTGTTAACGGCGCCGTTGGAATGGTGGATATGGCTTTGGCAATGCTTTCGGAAAAAGGAATTGTAAACCTGGATGAAGAACGAAAAGCGGCGATGGTTTGTAATTTATTAGTCGTTTTATGTGGTGAAAAATCAGTCACACCCGTATTGAACGCCGGAACTTTGTATCCTTGA
- a CDS encoding S9 family peptidase, with product MKHLIKALVFVIISSPLFAQIPANFQWLPDGSGYRDVAEGEIFEIKLPGNEPRTIVSKQQLTPKGSDKNLSVRSYTFNDAGTKVLIYTNSKRVWRRDTRGDYWVLDLATNNLKQLGKGRPESSLMFAKFSPDGKKVAYVSKHNIYSEDLATGVIKQVTLDGTDRVINGTFDWVYEEEFDCRDGFRWSPDSKTIAYWQLDARKIRNFLMINTTDSIYSYTIPVEYPKVGQTPSPYKIGVVDVVTAKTKWMNIPGDPQNTYVPRMEWAGSANELVIQQLNRKQNVSTLFYINTKDGVSKSFFTETDKAWIDIKSRWADGNEGWDWIDGGKEFVWVSEKDGWRHAYRVSRDGKKETLITTGKYDVITPVLIDEKNNAYYFTASPDNATQEYLYRASLDGKGEPQRLSPADQAGTHSYEISPLAKYATHSFSNAHLPPMMEWITLPDHKAVDPNNSISEKMMRIRPAAMNIEFFKIKTAENIEVDGWMVKPDNFDPAKKYPIVFMVYGEPASSTVHDSYGTGRNRLYTGSMAKDGYIYASVDNRGTPSPKGSAWRKSIYRNIGTININDIAGAATSMFKQYAFIDTSRVAVHGWSGGGSSTLNLLFKYPKIFKTGIAVAAVGNQLTYDNIYQERYMGIPQENLEDFVKGSPITNAKNLEGNLLYIHGTGDDNVHYQNAEMLVNELIKYNKVFQFMPYPNRSHGIFEGEGTSLHLRTLFTDYLKKNCPPGAR from the coding sequence ATGAAGCATTTGATCAAAGCACTAGTCTTTGTAATTATCTCCTCCCCTTTGTTTGCGCAAATCCCGGCTAATTTTCAGTGGTTACCTGATGGCAGTGGTTACAGAGACGTAGCAGAAGGTGAAATTTTTGAAATTAAACTTCCTGGTAATGAGCCAAGAACAATTGTTTCAAAACAACAACTTACGCCCAAAGGCTCGGATAAAAATTTATCGGTTCGTAGTTATACTTTCAATGACGCCGGGACGAAGGTTTTGATCTACACAAATTCAAAAAGAGTTTGGAGAAGAGATACCCGCGGCGATTACTGGGTTTTGGATCTGGCAACGAACAATCTTAAACAGCTTGGAAAGGGCCGTCCTGAATCGTCATTAATGTTCGCAAAATTTTCTCCGGACGGGAAAAAAGTAGCTTATGTCAGCAAACACAATATTTATTCGGAAGATCTGGCTACGGGTGTGATCAAACAAGTTACGCTGGACGGAACAGACCGTGTGATCAACGGAACATTTGACTGGGTTTACGAAGAGGAATTTGATTGTCGCGATGGATTCCGGTGGAGTCCGGATAGCAAAACAATTGCTTACTGGCAATTAGATGCCCGTAAAATCCGTAATTTTCTGATGATCAATACAACAGATTCAATTTATTCTTATACGATTCCGGTTGAGTATCCGAAAGTAGGACAAACGCCATCGCCTTATAAAATTGGTGTGGTTGACGTAGTTACTGCCAAAACAAAATGGATGAATATTCCGGGCGATCCTCAGAATACATACGTTCCGCGTATGGAATGGGCAGGAAGTGCTAATGAGCTGGTAATTCAACAGTTGAACCGGAAACAGAATGTTAGTACTTTGTTTTATATAAATACAAAAGATGGTGTTTCAAAATCCTTTTTCACAGAAACCGACAAAGCGTGGATCGATATCAAAAGCCGCTGGGCTGATGGAAATGAAGGCTGGGACTGGATTGATGGAGGAAAAGAATTTGTTTGGGTTAGTGAGAAAGATGGATGGAGACATGCATATCGTGTAAGTCGTGACGGAAAAAAAGAAACCTTGATCACCACCGGAAAGTATGATGTGATCACCCCGGTTTTGATTGACGAGAAAAATAACGCTTATTATTTTACAGCTTCACCAGATAACGCAACGCAGGAATATTTGTACCGCGCTTCACTGGATGGAAAAGGCGAACCCCAGCGTTTATCTCCGGCAGATCAGGCAGGTACGCACAGTTATGAGATTTCTCCTTTGGCAAAATATGCGACACACAGTTTTTCCAACGCGCACTTGCCTCCAATGATGGAATGGATTACGTTACCAGATCACAAAGCAGTCGATCCAAATAATTCGATCAGTGAGAAAATGATGCGTATCCGTCCGGCTGCGATGAATATTGAATTTTTCAAAATAAAAACTGCCGAAAATATTGAAGTGGATGGCTGGATGGTAAAGCCGGATAATTTTGATCCTGCAAAAAAATATCCAATCGTATTTATGGTCTATGGTGAGCCTGCGTCAAGCACGGTTCATGATAGTTACGGAACAGGTAGAAACCGTCTTTACACAGGAAGTATGGCTAAGGATGGGTATATCTATGCCTCTGTCGATAACCGCGGAACTCCTTCGCCAAAAGGAAGTGCATGGAGAAAATCGATTTATCGCAATATTGGAACAATCAACATCAACGATATCGCCGGTGCAGCGACATCGATGTTTAAGCAATATGCATTTATTGATACAAGCCGTGTAGCCGTGCACGGATGGAGCGGTGGTGGTTCTTCTACTTTGAATCTTTTGTTTAAATATCCAAAGATATTCAAAACCGGAATTGCTGTGGCAGCCGTTGGAAATCAGCTGACTTATGATAACATTTATCAGGAACGTTACATGGGAATTCCACAGGAAAATCTTGAAGATTTTGTCAAGGGATCACCAATAACAAATGCTAAAAATCTGGAAGGAAATTTGTTGTACATCCACGGAACAGGTGATGATAATGTGCATTACCAAAATGCGGAAATGCTTGTCAATGAATTGATCAAGTACAACAAAGTGTTCCAGTTTATGCCGTATCCAAACCGCTCACACGGGATTTTTGAAGGGGAAGGAACATCTCTGCATTTGAGAACATTGTTCACGGATTATTTGAAAAAGAATTGCCCTCCGGGTGCGAGGTGA
- a CDS encoding alpha/beta hydrolase produces the protein MLKIIVWIVAVLAVLVVVYLAGPKVTPTIPDPKLPIVTQNLTELEAEINRSEAAVKDMKRDNQARIVWADSSKKEKTPYSIVYIHGFGASWAEGEPIHRNLAKRYGANLYLSRMHDAGISDSNAFDDLTPDNFIAGAKRALAIGKALGDSVIIVGTSAGGLLTVYLASTNPDLKGIVLYSPCMAVASPALKLITGPWGKQILHGIMGDRRKSADTIPERANFWLQSYHTNGLLALQETIDAVAKPEVYEKVKVPVFLAYYYKNEEEQDKVVSVKAMLDMFPKLGTPANLKVEKAFPNSGDHVIGSYLRSKDVEGVYKATEQFLEEKLGLKPVETAQK, from the coding sequence ATGTTAAAAATTATTGTGTGGATCGTCGCCGTGCTTGCGGTACTAGTCGTTGTATATTTGGCCGGACCAAAAGTAACGCCCACAATACCAGATCCTAAGCTTCCAATTGTAACACAGAATCTGACAGAACTCGAAGCGGAAATCAATCGTTCGGAAGCGGCTGTGAAGGATATGAAAAGAGACAACCAGGCTCGTATTGTCTGGGCAGACAGCTCGAAAAAGGAAAAGACTCCATATAGCATCGTTTACATTCACGGCTTCGGAGCCAGCTGGGCAGAAGGAGAACCAATTCATAGAAATCTGGCAAAAAGATATGGTGCCAACTTATATCTTTCCCGGATGCACGATGCAGGTATCAGCGATTCAAATGCTTTTGATGACCTAACGCCTGATAATTTTATTGCTGGTGCAAAACGTGCACTTGCGATTGGAAAAGCCTTGGGAGACAGCGTTATTATTGTCGGAACTTCTGCCGGAGGTTTGTTGACCGTATATCTGGCTTCCACAAATCCGGATCTGAAAGGGATTGTACTTTATTCTCCGTGCATGGCTGTTGCTTCTCCGGCTTTGAAACTTATTACCGGACCCTGGGGGAAACAAATTCTGCACGGTATCATGGGCGACCGCCGAAAATCAGCTGACACAATTCCTGAACGCGCGAATTTCTGGCTGCAAAGTTATCATACCAATGGACTTTTAGCTTTACAGGAAACCATTGATGCAGTTGCCAAGCCGGAAGTATATGAAAAGGTAAAAGTGCCGGTTTTTTTGGCTTACTATTATAAAAATGAAGAAGAGCAGGATAAAGTTGTTTCGGTGAAAGCGATGCTGGATATGTTTCCCAAATTAGGAACACCTGCCAATTTGAAAGTAGAAAAGGCATTTCCAAACAGTGGAGATCACGTGATCGGATCTTATCTGCGCTCCAAAGATGTCGAGGGAGTTTATAAAGCCACGGAACAGTTTCTGGAAGAAAAGCTGGGACTGAAACCAGTAGAAACCGCTCAGAAATAA
- the hemB gene encoding porphobilinogen synthase produces the protein MIYLNRRPRRNRKSSAIRDLVQETTLSVSDFIFPMFIQEGTNQKVEIKSMPGIFRFSLDTLLEELKEVTDLGIRAIDLFPNYHETKKDKYASEGYNEDTFYLKAITAIKEKFPDLVIMTDIAMDPYSSDGHDGLVENGEIVNDATVEILAKMGIAQAKAGADILGPSDMMDGRIGYLRDTIDREGFTNVSIMSYSAKYASAFYGPFRDALESAPKFGDKKTYQMNPANTREALLEAQLDFAEGADMLMVKPALSYLDVISKLNDNFDIPIAAYNVSGEYAMLKAAAQNGWLDGDRAMMEVLMSIRRAGAKCILTYFAKEAAVILNSK, from the coding sequence ATGATCTATTTAAACCGTCGCCCAAGACGCAACCGAAAATCCTCAGCAATACGGGATTTGGTACAGGAAACCACACTTTCGGTCTCCGATTTTATATTTCCAATGTTCATCCAGGAAGGCACAAACCAGAAAGTTGAGATCAAATCAATGCCTGGAATTTTTCGTTTTTCTTTGGATACGCTTCTTGAAGAATTGAAAGAGGTGACTGATCTGGGAATTCGTGCAATTGACCTTTTCCCAAATTATCACGAAACTAAAAAAGACAAATACGCATCGGAAGGTTATAACGAGGATACTTTTTACCTGAAAGCAATCACAGCGATCAAGGAAAAATTCCCTGATCTTGTAATCATGACCGACATCGCCATGGATCCTTACAGTTCTGACGGACATGATGGATTGGTTGAAAACGGCGAAATTGTTAATGACGCTACCGTTGAAATTTTGGCCAAAATGGGCATAGCACAAGCAAAAGCCGGCGCCGATATTTTAGGTCCGAGCGACATGATGGATGGCCGGATCGGATATTTACGTGACACGATCGACCGCGAAGGTTTTACGAATGTGAGCATTATGTCATACTCGGCGAAATATGCAAGCGCATTTTACGGTCCGTTCCGCGATGCTCTCGAATCTGCACCGAAATTTGGTGATAAAAAAACATATCAAATGAATCCGGCCAACACGCGTGAAGCATTACTGGAAGCGCAGCTGGATTTTGCAGAAGGCGCTGATATGCTTATGGTTAAACCAGCTTTATCTTACCTTGATGTGATCAGCAAACTAAACGACAATTTTGATATTCCAATCGCCGCTTATAATGTTTCCGGAGAATATGCGATGTTGAAAGCAGCTGCTCAAAACGGCTGGCTGGATGGTGATCGTGCGATGATGGAAGTTTTAATGAGTATCCGTCGTGCTGGTGCGAAGTGTATCCTGACTTATTTTGCTAAGGAGGCTGCGGTTATTTTGAATAGTAAATAG
- a CDS encoding response regulator transcription factor encodes MPNLLLVEDDTNLGELLQEYLIDKGYRTDLATDGQKGWQCFVDNQYDLCIFDVMMPKKDGFSLAKEVRMTGRDVPIIFLTAKSMKEDTMQGFRSGADDYVTKPFDREELILRIEAILRRYRKQSDLPEEEKSTVFQIGNYTFDYNHHQLVLDEKGTRLTSKESELLKLFCQNINQPISRSFALKTIWGDDSYFNARSMDVYITKLRKHFKEDASIQIMNLHGEGFKLMVG; translated from the coding sequence ATGCCCAACCTCTTACTCGTTGAAGACGACACCAATTTAGGAGAATTGCTCCAGGAATATCTTATTGACAAGGGATATCGGACCGATCTTGCCACAGACGGACAGAAAGGCTGGCAATGTTTTGTGGATAATCAATATGACCTTTGCATTTTTGACGTCATGATGCCGAAGAAAGATGGTTTTTCTTTGGCGAAAGAAGTAAGAATGACGGGCCGTGATGTGCCCATTATTTTCCTGACGGCCAAATCCATGAAGGAAGATACGATGCAGGGATTTCGCTCAGGCGCGGATGATTATGTCACCAAACCGTTTGACAGAGAGGAACTTATATTAAGAATCGAAGCCATTTTAAGGCGATATAGAAAACAATCCGATTTGCCGGAAGAAGAAAAAAGCACTGTATTTCAAATTGGAAATTATACGTTTGATTACAATCACCACCAGTTAGTGCTTGATGAAAAAGGCACACGGCTAACCAGCAAAGAGTCGGAGCTGCTAAAACTTTTTTGCCAGAATATCAACCAGCCTATCAGCCGCAGTTTTGCTTTGAAAACCATTTGGGGTGATGATTCCTATTTCAATGCACGAAGTATGGATGTTTATATCACCAAACTGCGTAAACATTTTAAAGAAGACGCCTCTATCCAGATTATGAATTTACATGGCGAAGGTTTTAAATTGATGGTTGGATAA
- a CDS encoding ATP-binding protein: MNEPRRFIQVLMGPRQVGKTTLITQLIQRLTVNTHFVSADAVLIADSSWLEQQWEIARLKIKTSSENEFLLIIDEIQKVNNWSEKVKALWDADTREQNNIKVILLGSSRLLLQQGLTESLAGRFETTYMGHWSYEEMFVAFNWSPDQYAWFGGYPGSAELIDDEKRWKSYVTNSLIETSINRDILMLSRVAKPALMKVLFELGCHYSGQILSFTKIMGQLQDAGNTTTLSHYLSLLDTAGLLAGFEKYAADIIRKKSSSPKFQVHNTALISAQRAENFQQIRSNPSEWGRIVESAIGAHLLNNSISENYKVYYWRERDREIDFVLEYKNQVVGIEVKSGAKQSSSGMAAFQKQFQPRKIYLIGDTGLPWQEFLNINPLELF, encoded by the coding sequence ATGAATGAACCTCGCAGGTTCATTCAGGTATTAATGGGCCCTCGCCAAGTTGGAAAAACTACCTTAATCACCCAATTAATCCAAAGATTAACTGTCAATACCCATTTCGTTTCGGCTGACGCAGTTCTTATCGCCGACTCGTCCTGGCTTGAACAGCAATGGGAAATTGCCCGGCTCAAAATAAAAACATCTTCTGAAAACGAGTTTCTTTTAATAATTGACGAAATTCAGAAGGTTAATAACTGGAGTGAAAAAGTTAAGGCTCTTTGGGATGCCGATACGCGTGAACAAAATAATATCAAAGTAATTCTTCTCGGATCATCCCGGTTGCTTCTGCAACAGGGACTGACAGAATCCTTGGCTGGCAGATTTGAGACAACATATATGGGACATTGGTCTTATGAAGAAATGTTTGTTGCTTTTAACTGGTCGCCAGATCAGTATGCATGGTTTGGAGGATACCCCGGCTCAGCAGAATTAATAGACGATGAAAAACGGTGGAAGTCATATGTTACCAATTCGCTGATTGAAACGAGTATTAACCGTGATATATTAATGCTCTCCCGGGTCGCAAAACCAGCATTGATGAAAGTACTTTTTGAATTAGGATGCCATTATTCCGGCCAGATTTTGTCGTTCACAAAAATTATGGGGCAATTGCAGGATGCCGGAAATACAACAACCCTTTCTCATTATCTGAGCCTTCTTGACACCGCTGGATTACTGGCCGGATTCGAAAAATATGCTGCCGATATCATCAGAAAAAAATCTTCCAGTCCTAAATTCCAGGTCCATAATACCGCGTTGATTAGTGCACAACGGGCGGAAAATTTTCAGCAAATACGATCTAACCCGTCAGAATGGGGAAGAATCGTCGAATCTGCAATCGGGGCGCATTTGCTTAACAATTCTATTTCTGAAAATTATAAGGTATATTATTGGCGGGAACGGGACCGGGAAATTGATTTTGTACTTGAATATAAAAATCAGGTAGTCGGTATTGAAGTCAAAAGTGGGGCGAAACAATCGTCGTCAGGAATGGCAGCCTTTCAAAAACAATTTCAACCCAGGAAAATTTATTTGATCGGAGATACAGGACTGCCCTGGCAGGAATTTCTTAACATCAATCCGCTAGAATTGTTCTAA
- a CDS encoding nucleotidyltransferase substrate binding protein: MGKDDIRWQQRFKNFGKAIALLQEAVNLTKERSLTELEEQGLIQRFEFTHELAWNVLKDYFEDQGNTLSQDRGMLRGKPLINHLLKMEKVGWK, from the coding sequence ATGGGTAAGGACGATATAAGATGGCAACAGCGTTTTAAGAACTTTGGAAAAGCAATTGCTTTATTACAGGAAGCTGTAAACTTAACCAAAGAACGCTCACTGACCGAATTGGAGGAGCAAGGCCTTATTCAACGTTTTGAATTTACACACGAGTTAGCCTGGAACGTACTAAAAGATTATTTTGAAGATCAGGGAAACACATTATCACAGGATCGCGGGATGTTACGCGGGAAGCCTTTAATAAATCACTTATTGAAGATGGAGAAGGTTGGATGGAAATGA